GGCGCCGAGGCGGTCGGTGACGGCCTCGTCGAACGCGGCGGCCGCGGCGTAGACCTCGCTGTCCCGGTCGACGGTGTATGTCGTCTCCTCGCCATCGGCCTCCTCCTTCGAGAGAAAGCCCATCTCGACGAGGTGCTCCAGCGTCCCGTCCAGGTACAGGGTCTTCATCGCGACGCCGGCGGACTCGCTCAGTTCGGTCCGCGTGTACTCGGTGTCGGCGTCGAGACGGAGTATGGCGTCGATGACCGCCGGTGCGTCGTCGTGTTCGGCGACGTGGCCCCACCCCGTGTCGGGGTCCTGTGCCTGCCCAACTTCGTCGTGCATTACGTTCACCCAGGTCGGGCCTCTCAATAAAGTCCGGGGCTTCTCTGTGAGGGGACGGGTCGGCCCGGCACGCGACGGGCGGGAGGAAGCAGTACCGCGGGAGGGGCGAGGGAGCAAGGTTTTTGTCCGCGACCCTCCGCCTCCTCTGTATGAGCAGTCGACGAGAGATCCTGGACCTGCTTCGGGAGAACGCCCGCTACACCACCGAGGACATCGCCCGCCAGACCGACTTCTCCGTCGAGGAGGTAGCGGCCGCAATCGAGGACTTCGAGGAGGCAGGCATCGTCCGCGGGTACCAGGCCGTCGTCGACTGGGGCGCCGTCGAGACCGAGGACGAGCGGGTCCGGGCGACCGTCGAGCTGAACGTCGCGCTGGACCGCGAGACCAACTACGGGGACATCGCCGAGCGCATCGCCAAGTTCCCGGAGGTCACCTCGCTGCGACTCGTCAGCGGCGACTACGACTTCGACCTCGAGGTCGAGGGCGACTCGATGCGCGAGGTGTCCCACTTCATCAGCGACAAGATCGCGCCCATCCCCGAGATCACCCAGACGGTCACCCACTACATCATGGAGTCCTACAAGGAACAGGGGATGGAGTTCGGCGACCGCGACGACGACGATAGACTATCGGTCTCACCATGACCTTCGAACCTGCCGACCGGGTCGAGAAGGTCCCGCCGTCGGGTATCCGCCGGTTCTTCGAGCTGGCCGAGGAGATGGACGACATCATCTCGCTGGGCGTCGGAGAACCGGACTTCACGGCGCCGTGGGCCGCCCGCGAGGCCGCCATCGCTTCACTCGAGCGGGGCCGGACCTCCTACACGGCCAACCGCGGCAAGCGGGAACTGCGCGAGCGCATCGCCAGGTTCGAGGCCGACAAGCACGAGCTGCCCTACGACCCCGACGAGGAGATACTCGTCACCGCGGGCGCCAGCGAGGGCATCGACCTCGCCTTCCGCGCGCTGTCGAACCCCGGCGACGCCATCGCCGTCGTCCAGCCCTCGTACGTCTCGTACGTGCCGGACGCGACCTTCGCCGGCGCGGAGGTCGTCGACGTGCCCACGCGGGCCGAAGACGAGTTCAAACTCACGCGGGACGTCCTCGAGTCGTCGGGCGCCGCCGAGGCGGACGTGCTGGTCTACTGCTACCCGAACAACCCGACGGGCGCGACGATGACCGGTGACGAACTCGCCGAGGTGGCGGCGTTCTGCCAGGAGCACGATCTCGTGGTGTTCGCCGACGAGATATACGCCGACCTGACCTACGAGCACGACCACACCTCAATCGCGACGCTGCCGGGGATGCGCGAGCGGACCATCGTCTTCAACGGGTTCTCGAAGGCCTTCGCGATGACCGGGTTCCGCCTCGGGTACGCGATGGGGCCGCCCGAAGCCATCGAGGCGATGAACCGCATCCACCAGTACACGATGCTCTCGGCGCCGACGACGGCCCAGTACGCCGCCATCGAGGCCCTGGACAGCTGCTGGGGGGAGGTCCAGGAGATGACCTCGCAGTACGACCGTCGTCGCAAGTACGTCCTCTCGCGCTTCGAGGAGATGGGCATCGACTGTTTCGAGGCCGCCGGCGCGTTCTACGCGTTCCCGAAGTGCCCGTGGGACGACGCCGAGGAGTTCGCCGAGGCCCTCTTGCAGGAGGAGGGCGTCGCCGTCGTGCCGGGCACTGCCTTCGGTGAGGGCGGGTCCGGCCACCTGCGCGTCTCGTACGCCACCGGCCTGCCCGACCTCAAAGAGGCGATGTCGCGCATGGAATCGTTCCTCGAGTGAGAGACGGTCCGGTGTGGCGACGTCCGAGTTATCAGATATTGTAACGGTCCCGTAAGTTTCAGTATGGGCCGGGGTAAAGCACAGTCAACCGTGCCGAATCGTGTCAAACCGCGGATAATACCGCGGGACGGGTCACTGACAGTCGATTTCTCTACGGGTCAGCGAGCATGAAACACAATGGCAATTGACCACTCCGAGGACCGAGCGACCGACCAGCCACAGGCCGGACCGGCGGACGAGGCCGCGACCGTCGGCGAGTACACCTGGGACGACCTCCGTCGGGAGGTCCACAGCGGCGGCCGGTTCGACCGGAGCGAGTACCTCGGGTTCGAACCGAACAAACTCCCACAGCACCTCGATGACGGGGCGAGCGCCGCCAAGTCACTCACCGAAGTGTTCGAGTCACACATCGACCCGAGCACGACGCCCGTGAGGAAGGACGTCTACTCGTGGGAGCACTTCAAACAGGAGTATTACTACGAGGACGGGGAGCGCCCGACGGACGGCGAGGGCAACGTCGTCCCGTTCGACGCGTCCGAGTACCTCGCGTTCGAGCCCGAGCAGACGGAGAACGTCCTCTCGCACGGCGAGGACCTCGCGGCCGAACTGGACGCCGTCGTCGACCGCAACACCGTCGACGTCAACCCCGACCTCGACGAGGACGCGTTCTTCTCGACACGGGAGGGCTACACGACCGTCGTCAACCGCTACGACCTGGAGAAGGCGGTGCCACAGTCCAAGAAGTCCCACTTCAAGGAACTCGAACGCTACTGGGTCAACAAGCCGTTTGCCTGCGTGGTCATCTTCCACTCCCGGAAGGAAAACGAGAAGAAGTACTACGTCATCGAACCGCACCGCAACCCCATCGAGTCGGACCTCATGTCCTTCCTCTCGGGCAAGCTCAAGACGGCCATCAAGTACTCCGAGGACGACGTCATCGTCAAGGGGTCGGAGGCCGACCGTGCCGACGTCATCCAGCGCGAGGCCGAGCAGCTGCTCTCGCGGTACGACCTCTACGACGGGTCCGTCGCGAGTTCCGGCGACGACGGGAGCTTCGTGGGGCAGGTCAAGCGTCTCCTCGGGATGGAGGCCGAGTCAGAGACGGACGAGGGGCCACTCGAGGGCATCTCCGCGCGGCCGGAACCGGCCATCTTGGAGGACGACCCGAAGACCCTCAACGAGTACCAGGTCGAGAAGCTGCTGTACATGCTCAAGCGGGACTTCATCGGCTACGCCCGCATCGACGGCATCAAGCACGACATCAACGTCGAGGACATCTCCTGTGACGGGTACAACTCGCGTGTGTTCGTCTACCACACCGACTACGAACAGATCATCTCGAACGTCGAACACGGCGAGGGCGAACTCGACGACTTCGTGGTGAAACTCGCCCAGCGGTCGGGCAAGGGTATCTCGAAGCGCCAGCCCCAGGTCGACGCCACGCTTCCCGACGGGTCACGTGCCCAGCTGACTCTGGGCCGAGAGGTGTCCGACCACGGGACGAACTACACGATTCGTCAGTTCAAGGACGTCCCCTTCACTCCCATCGACCTCATCAACTGGAACACCTTCTCGCTCGACGAGATGGCGTTCCTCTGGCTGTGTATCGAGAACAACAAGAGCCTCATCTTCGCCGGGGGTACGGCGTCAGGGAAGACCACCTCGCTGAACGCCGTCTCGCTGTTTATCCCCTCGAACTCGAAGATCGTCTCTATCGAGGACACCCGCGAAGTCGAGTTGCCCCAGCGTAACTGGGTCGCCTCGGTGACACGGCCCTCGTTCGGCGAGGACGACAGAGGCGACGTCGACGAGTTCGACCTGCTGGAGGCCGCGCTCCGGCAGCGGCCCGACTACATCGTCATGGGCGAGATCCGTGGCGAGGAAGGTCGCACCCTGTTCCAGGTCATGTCGACCGGGCACACCACCTACACCACCTTCCACGCCGACTCGGTCGGCGAGGTCATCAAGCGCTTCACCACCGAACCGATAAACGTCTCGAAGACCCTGTTCACGGCGCTGGACCTGGTCTCCATCCAGACCCAGACGCGGGTCGACGGCAACAAGGTCCGCCGGAACAAGTCCCTGACCGAGATCAACGAGTACTCCGCGGAGAACGACGAGATCAACGTCAGGGACGTCTACGAGTGGCGGGCCCAGCGCGACGAGTACGTCCAGATGGGCAACTCCAACACCCTGGAGGAGATCAAGTTCGACCGCGGGTGGACCCAGGAGAAACTGGACGAGGAGATATTCAAGCGCAAGGTCGTCCTCGCCTATCTCATCGAACAGGGGCTCAACACCTACACCCAGGTCGCAGCGACCGTCCAGGCCTTTATCAACGATCCTGACACGATACTGACGCTCATCGCGAACGACCAGTTGAAGAACTCGCTCGAGGACCTCCGGGAGATGGAGTCGGTCAAGATCGATATCGACCCCGCGAAAGAGGAGATGGTCCCCCGGCCCGAGGCGCCCGCGGAGATGGTCGAGGAGACCAAGGCCGTCCTCGACGACGCCTCGTCGCTGTTCGACAGCTACCGGAGCCGCGACACCCCCGACATCGTCTCGGCCCTGATGGACGGCGAGATGGACCCGGAGTCCGAGACCGAGGACGCCGTCGGGTTCGGCGAGTTCGTCCCGAAGGTCGGGGAGGAGTGACCGATGAGCCTCAAGACGACGGACCGCCAGGAGCTGGCCAGCGGCGGCGCGCTGGGTGACACCTTCTACCCGGCCTACCAGCGGCTGTTCGACGAGGAGGGCGACTTCGTCCAGGGTGTCGAGGAGAAGCTCGCCCAGGCCCGGATGGCCGACAACGTCGAGATGTTCCTGGCGCGGGCGCTCGCCGTCGGCGTCATCGCCGGGCTGGCGCTGTGGCTCGTGGGGACGCTACTGGGCTACCTGGTGGTCAACCTCCTGATTCCGAACCCCTCGGAGTTCACCTTCATCGGTATCCCCGTCTCCGACTCGACGTCGGCGCTCATCGACACGCTGAAGCTGCCGATTCTGGTCCTCTGTACCGGCCTCGTGTTCGGGTTCATCGGCTTTGCCGTCGGCTTCGGCTCGCTCGTCTCGATTCCGTACTTCCGCGCCGGGGCCCGGAAACGGGAGATCAACGTCCTCCTCTCGGACTCCATCTCGTTCATGTACGCCCTCTCGGTGGGTGGACTGAACCAGCTCGAGATCCTGCACGCGATGGGCCAGGCCGACGACACGTACGGCGAGGCCGCAAAGGAGTTCCAGTCTATCGTCCTAGAGACCGAGTACTTCGATACGGACTACCGGACGGCAGTCAGGAACCAGGCGCTGGAAACGCCCTCGGATCAGCTCTCGCAGTTCCTGACCGACATGCTCTCTATCATCAACTCCGGGGGTGACATGACCTCGTTCCTGGAAGACCAGAAGGAGAAACACATGCGGACCGCCCGACAGGAACAGGAGAAGATGCTGGAGACGCTGGAGCTGTTCGGCGAGATGTACATGACCCTCTCGCTGTTCCCGCTGTTGCTCATCATCATCCTCGTCATCATGTCGATGATGGGCAACGCACAGACGATGCTCATCTACGGGACGGTCTACGGCCTGATTCCCCTCACCGGCATCGCCTTCCTCGTGCTCGTCTCGACGGTCACCCAGGACTCCGTCGGCGACGGCTACCTGCGGCCCAACAACCGCGAGGAGGACGTCGTCGTCGACGAGGGCATCGGCGTGTTCAACCTCGGCCTCGTCGAGCAGTACACCGGGCGCCACGGTATCTTCGACCGCATCAAGAACCGCGAGGGCACCTACGAACTCACGCAGATTCTGCTCAAACCCCACCTGTTCTTCCGGGACCACCCCATGCTGGTGCTGGGACTGACCGTGCCGACGTCCATCGTCGCGCTGGCAGTCACCGTCGTGCTCGGCTGGGCGCCGCTGTCGGTCGACGGGATGCTCGCGAACCCCGTGCTCGGCACGTTCGCGTGGGTGTACGTCCCGCTGTACATCAACTTCCTCCCGCTGGCGGTCTTCTACGAGTGGAACCAGCGCTCGCGGAAGGCCATCGTCGGCAACCTCTCGGAGAACCTCCGGAAGCTGGCCTCCGCCAACGACACCGGGATGACCCTGCTGGAGTCGATCAAGGTAGTCTCGGAGACGTCGGCCGGGAAGCTCTCCGACGAGTTCGAGACGATGCACGCGAAGGTCAACTACGGCACCAGCCTCAAGAACGCCCTCCGGGAGTTCAACAACAAGTACCACGTGCCACGCCTGGCGCGGACGGTCAAGCTCATCGCGGAGGCCCAGGAGGCCTCCAGCCAGATTCAGGACGTGCTCTCGACGGCCGCACAGGCCGCCGAGAACCAGGACGACATAGAGCGCGACCGCAAGTCCCGAACCCGCATGCAGACGGTCATCATCATCATGACCTACCTGACGCTGTTGGGCGTGATGGCGCTGCTGAAGACGCAGTTCCTCGACGTCATGGCCGGCCTCTCCGCCCAGGCCTCGAACGCCGGCGGCTCGGGCGCGGTCGGCGGTGGCGGTGGCTTCGGGGGCAACGTCGACACGAACATGCTGTCGATGCTGTTCTTCCACGCGGTGACCCTGCAGGCCATCCTGTCGTCGTTCATCGCGGGCTACATCCGCGAGGTCAAGCTCATCGCGGGCGTGAAGTTCGTCGTCATCCTCTCGACTATCGCCCTCGCCGTCTGGATACTGGTCGGGTGACCGGCCCGGACCGTTCCCACGACGTCTCGCGGCGTCGGTGAAGCCCCCGGAGCGCGTATCGATATCGAGAGCGCGGCCAGGCCCTCGCGCTCGGGAGTACGACAGATGACAGACGACGACGGACTCGCCCACCAGATTCGCGAGTCCCTGGGCGACCGACCGGGACTGACCGCTGAAGACGCCGTCGAGACGTGGCTCGACCGCTGTCTCGCGTTCGCCGAGTCGCTGCCCGAAAAGTGAGTGGGGCCGACTCCAGGCCGGGTCGGCGGAGCCGGCACGACGTGGCGGTTTTATTCGACCGGCCGCTCAAACGTCGCCCGTGTCCCCCGAGCGAACCTGTCCCGACTGCGCGGAACCGCTCGAGAAGATGGAGCTCCAGGGAACCGATGCGCTGGGCTCGCTCGCCATCGTCGCTCCGGCCTCGGACGACGGCTTCCTCAGCAGCCACCGGGCCGACGAGGTGCTGACGCCCGTGCCGTACGTCTGTCCCGAGTGTCGACGGACGCTCGTCTACGCAGAGGAGTGAATGGACTCGCCGGGATTGAGCGACCGCGAAGCGGTCGCGATGTTCGGCGAGTCCACGACTGAGGGAGCGAAAGCGACCGAAGAAAGTGGACTCGCCGGGATTTGAACCCGGGGCCTCTCCCATGCCAAGGGAGTGATCTACCTCTGATCTACGAGCCCTCTCGGCATTCACCTGTATCCGGTGGCCTTTCTTAAAGGCATCGAACCACGGGGGAGGTGTGAGACGGTCCCGTACGACACAACTGATAATTGCGGCACAATGGCTAAGAGCATCCAGTACGAGCATCGATCAGACGCGGTTACCAGGGTCATATCGGGTCAATTATCATGGATGTGAAACGGGGCGGAGATCGCGAGGCACGTAGCCAGCAGGGACGGGCAGCGACAGAGCGCGGGCAGACGACGCTCGATTTCGCCATCGGCATGAGCCTCTTCCTCGCGGTCCTCATCTTCACCTTCCTGTTCGTTCCAGGTCTGCTGGCACCGTTTACGGCCGGCGGGCAGGATGAGACGGTATCGACGAATCGGGTTGCCGACTACCTGACGAAAGGGGCGCTCGGGACGCCGCGGGACCCGTTCGTCCTCGACACGCAATGTACGATTCTCTTCTTCGATAACCGGACGGCGGCGGACAAGTGCGGCGGCGACTGGAGCAGTGACACGCCGGTCGAGGAGACGGTGGGTCTCGACCCGGCGCGGCAGAACCTGAACGTCACCATCCGGGGGACGGCACCGAACAGCGGCGACGAGGAGGTCCTGTGCTGGGACGAGGACGATAACGTGCTCGTCGGCATCTCGCACGGGACGTGTGGCACCAACCCCGGCGACCCCGACGTCCCGTTCACCAGAGGCGACACGCCCCCGGACACGAACGACGCGACGGTGACCGCCCTCCGCGTCGCCTCGCTGAAAGGGACGGACGTCACCGTCTACGTGGAGATGTGGTAGGATGCGGGGCCAGGCACACACGCTGGAGGCCACCGTCGCGAGCCTGTTGCTGCTCGCGAGTCTCGTCTTCGCGCTCCAGATGACGGCCGTGACGCCGCTGTCTGCGAGTACGTCCAGCCAGCACATCGAGAATCAGCAGCAGGCCACTGGCAGTGGCGTCCTCGCGGCGGCGGCCGAGGAAGGGGCGCTCAAGCCCGCGGTGCTCTACTGGAACAACTCGAGTCAGCGCTACCACGACACCAACGGCAACCTGGGCTACTACACGAACGGCCCGCCGAACAACACCTTCGGCGACATGCTCAACCGATCGTTCGACCAGCGGGGCATCGCGTACAACGTCTACTTCACGTTCCAGAACGCCGGCGGGGAGAGCATCACCCAGCGGTACGTCTACAGCGGGGCCCCCAGCGACAACGCGGTGTCGGCGTCCCGCACGGTGACGCTCCTCGACGACGACCACCTGTACAACGCAAACGAGACGCGCAACGCGACGGCGCTGACGAACCCGAACATCACCTACCCGATACCGGACACGGGCCGGAACGTGTTCAACACGGTCCGCGTGGAGGTGGTCGCGTGGCGCATCTAGCCCGCGAGGACCGGGGTCAGATAATCCTCATCGCCGCGTTCGCGCTGGCGGTGACGTTCGTCGCGCTGGCGCTCATCGTCAACTCCGCTATCTTCACCGAGAACCTCGCCAGTCGAGGCGAGACGGGCGGGAGCGACGACGCACTCGACGTGCGTGCGATGGTCGAAGCAAGCGTGGGCGAGGCTATCGCCGGCGCGAACATCCACAACACCACGTCGACGACGACGCTGGGCGAGGGGGTAAAGGACGGTATCGGGGAGACGACCGACCAGCTGGAACTGCAACACGTCACCAGCAGCGCGCTGGTGGAGGTGTCGCTGGTCTCGGGGTCGCCGGTGAACGGGTCGCGAATTGCCCAGAACGAGAGCGGGGGACGGACCTTCGAGGACAACGCCATGTCCGGCGACGCCGAGTGGCAAGTCGTCACCCGCGTCGAGCCTCACTCGGACCGGTACAACGGGACGCGTGCCTTCAGGATGAACGTCTCGACGCTCCCGGATTCGGGCGACGCGTTCGTCGTCACGGCCAACGGGACCGATGGGGAGCCGACCTGGGAGATGCGCCTCTACAGCGACTCCGACGGGGACGTCGACGCCGGTGAGGACGTCACCGTCGAGGTCACCACGCCGAGCGGGAGCGAGAGCTGCACCCACGAGACCGAGCACCCCTACGTCCACGTCGACGTGACCGGGGGGGCCGTGGCCGGCGAACCGTGTGACGCGCTCCGGCGAGGGTTCTACGATGGCGGCGATACATCCGTCTTCGACGGCCGGTTCGCCCACGGCGTCGGGGACGAGCGGTACAACATCACCTTCGAGAACGGCGGCGAGGTGGTCGGGAACTACTCGCTCGTGACCCGGTCGACGGGTGCCAACCCGACCCCGAACCTCAACACGGCCGTGGGCGCCTCGCCCTACGTCACCGACGCGGTCTACAACGTGAGCGTCGAGTTCACCTACGAGACCTCGGAGGTCCGCTACGAGACCAGGATTCGGGTCGCCCCGGGTGAGCCAGATGCGTGAGGACCGTGCCGTCTCGACGGCGCTTGGCTACGTGTTGACCCTCTCTATCGCGTCGCTGCTCGTGACGGGCCTGCTCGTCGCCGGCAGCGGCTTCGTCGAGGACCGCCGCGAGCAGGTGGTCCGTGAGGAACTGACCGTCATCGGCCAGCAGGTCGGGGCCGACCTGGCCCGGGCGGACCGGCTCGTCCTCGCGGCGGACAGCAGCGGTGGGGACCTGACGGTCCAGCTCAACCGGACCTATCCCGACCGCGTGACGGGGAGCCCCTACCGGGTAGCCATCGACCAGTCGAACGAACGGGTCGTCCTCAGCGCCTCGAACCCGGAGATTACGGTGACGGTCGGCGTCACCCACGAGACGTCGCTCCGGGACTCCTCGGCCGACGGCGGGAACATCCAGCTGGCCTACGACAGCGGGGACCTGGTGATCCGCGATGTCTGAGCGTGGGGTCAGCGAAGTGCTGAGCTTCACGCTGGTGTTCGCGCTGGTGGTGACCTCGGTCGCCATCGTGTCGGTGAGCGGCCTCGGGAGCCTCCAGGACGCGCGCGACGCGGAGCAACTCGAGAACGCAGAGCGCGCCTTCGACGTGCTGGCCGACAACCTCGCCGATCTCCACCGACAGGGCGCCCCGAGCAGGGCGACCGAGATCAGCCTCGGCCAGGCGCAGCTGGCGACCGAGGACAACGTCACGATGACCGTCAGAGTCGAAGACAGCGGCGGGACCACGACGGTCGGGACCTGGGAGATTCGGCCGCTGGTCTACAGCGGCAACCAGGAGCGAGAGCTCGTCTACGAGGCCGGCGCCATCTTCCGGACCAACCGCGACAGCGGGTTCGTCGTGCGCGACCCGCCGCTGGTGGTCGACGACGACCGGGTACTGCTCCCGGTTATCGGGCTCAACTCCCCGCAGGTCCAGAGCCTCGGCGGGTCGACGGTGCTGGTCCGGGCCACCCACCGCGAGGCCGACGTCGCGTTCTCACGGACGGACGGGTCCATCGAGTCGCTCACCGTCGAGGTAGCGTCCCCGCGGGAGGCCCAGTGGGAGCAGTACTTCGAGTCACACGGGTTCACCTGTACCGGCAGCGCGCCGATATCGTGTGTGTACGACCCGCCCCCATCGGACAACTTCGAGCGGGTCTACATCGTCTACCACGACATCGGCGTCGTCATCGACAAGTAGGGCTCACCCGCTCGTGACGTTCAGTTTGTTCTCCGAGATGTGGAGGTAGGTCAGCCGGACGATGTTAGTCTGGGGCGGGATGGCGCGCTGGCCCAGGAGCGCCTGGTCGTAGTGGACCGTCCCGCCGTTGTCCAGCTCGACGCTGCCGGCGACGATGCCGCCATAGAGGTGTGCCTTGCCGATGTAGACGTCGCTCGACCCGGTGATGCCTGCGGGCGCGTATATGACCCCCTCGTAGCGGATAGTCGAGGAACCCGACCCGCTGATGCGGGTCGTGAAGTCGGACTTGCCGTAGAGCCAGAACTGCGAGGCGTTCTGGTTGTCCGCCACGTCGACGACGCCCCCGGAGTTGGGAATCGAGAGGTGCGCGCCGGTGGGACTGGTGGCCTCGCCCTGGACGAACACACGCACCTGTCCGTCACCCTGCACCTCGATGCGCCCGTCGTTCTTGATGTGGACGAAGTCCCGGACCGCGATGGTGACGTCGCCGCTCCCGGTGTCGAGCGTCAGCGTCCGGCCGTCGAGCGTCAGGCTGTCGAGGTAGTAGACGCCCTCGGTGAGCGTCTGGTCGCCGCTGTCGAGCGTGGTGCTCGTGATGGGGACGCCAGCGTCGCCGTTGTCGTTCTCGGCGCTCGCGTTGTCGACCTGCTGCTGGACGTAGCCGTCGACCGGCGCGGCGCCGTCGACACCGCCGATCTGGGTGACGCTCCCCTCGACGGTCCCCTTGATCTTCTTGCTCGAGGTGTACTCGACGCTGCCGTTGACCCACCCGCTCCCCTTGACCTCGACGCGGTCGCCGGAACGAATCGACCCGTTGACCTCGCTGTTGCCCGTGACGACGACGTCGCCCGCGGTGGTGACGGTGCCGAACGCGCCCCTCGTGTCGGCGTACGCGCCCGTCCCCACCGAGGAGTCGTAGCTGTCGGTCCGGGCGGGGTCGCCACCGTTGCCCGAGAGGCGGATCTCGCCGCCGGCGGACGTCGCGGCGACGGCGCTGGTCACCTCCCGCGGGCCGGTCGGGACGGTCAGCGTGGCGGTGACCCGCTGATTCGGGTGGTCGTAGGAGGCCTTCCCGTCGGTCCGCTCCTCGAAGTACCGGCCCCAGGCGCGGTAGTACTCGCTGGTGACGGTGACGTTGACGACGCCGGTCTCGAGGGGGTTCGTCCGGTCGGCGCTCGCGTCGGGGTAGACCTGGGTCGTCTCGCCGGGGGTCAGCGAGGCCCGGCCGGACAGCGTCGTGTCGCCGCTGACGGTGATCAGCGGGAGCGTCAGCGTCGCGTCACGGTAGTAGAACTCCGGCGGTGAGACCATCACGGTCCCGTTCCGGGATTTCTTCCAGACGCCGCCGCCCTGGTAGGCGACCTGGCGGTCCTCGTTCTCGTAGACGACGGCGCCGAGCGGGACGTCCAGCAGCGTCGTCGTCGTCGTCGGGGACGCCGAGGAGTTCGTGATGGTTATCTCCATCCGACCGGCCGCGTCGTCGACGCGGTACCGGGCACCCTGTACCCGCGAGAGCGACACCTGCTGGCCGTTCGAAGAGCCCAGTGCGACCATCGCCGCCTGGGAGTCCAGCTGTGTCATCACTTTCTCCGAACGCGAGACGTCCAGTCCCACCTCGGTGTCGGTCAGCGCCGTCGCGCCCAGCCCCACGACCAGCGTCGACCCGACGATAACCATGCTGAAGACGAGTAACAGTCCGAGCGGCGCGGACTGCGCACGCTGTCGACCCTCGCGGCGACGCCAACCAGTCATTGCCGCCCCTTTGTTATCATGTGTGATAAATCAAGTGGCCACCCGACGAATTCGTGCCGTGTGAAAACGCCGGCCGGGATA
The DNA window shown above is from Haloarcula halobia and carries:
- a CDS encoding DUF7287 family protein: MDVKRGGDREARSQQGRAATERGQTTLDFAIGMSLFLAVLIFTFLFVPGLLAPFTAGGQDETVSTNRVADYLTKGALGTPRDPFVLDTQCTILFFDNRTAADKCGGDWSSDTPVEETVGLDPARQNLNVTIRGTAPNSGDEEVLCWDEDDNVLVGISHGTCGTNPGDPDVPFTRGDTPPDTNDATVTALRVASLKGTDVTVYVEMW
- a CDS encoding type II secretion system F family protein produces the protein MSLKTTDRQELASGGALGDTFYPAYQRLFDEEGDFVQGVEEKLAQARMADNVEMFLARALAVGVIAGLALWLVGTLLGYLVVNLLIPNPSEFTFIGIPVSDSTSALIDTLKLPILVLCTGLVFGFIGFAVGFGSLVSIPYFRAGARKREINVLLSDSISFMYALSVGGLNQLEILHAMGQADDTYGEAAKEFQSIVLETEYFDTDYRTAVRNQALETPSDQLSQFLTDMLSIINSGGDMTSFLEDQKEKHMRTARQEQEKMLETLELFGEMYMTLSLFPLLLIIILVIMSMMGNAQTMLIYGTVYGLIPLTGIAFLVLVSTVTQDSVGDGYLRPNNREEDVVVDEGIGVFNLGLVEQYTGRHGIFDRIKNREGTYELTQILLKPHLFFRDHPMLVLGLTVPTSIVALAVTVVLGWAPLSVDGMLANPVLGTFAWVYVPLYINFLPLAVFYEWNQRSRKAIVGNLSENLRKLASANDTGMTLLESIKVVSETSAGKLSDEFETMHAKVNYGTSLKNALREFNNKYHVPRLARTVKLIAEAQEASSQIQDVLSTAAQAAENQDDIERDRKSRTRMQTVIIIMTYLTLLGVMALLKTQFLDVMAGLSAQASNAGGSGAVGGGGGFGGNVDTNMLSMLFFHAVTLQAILSSFIAGYIREVKLIAGVKFVVILSTIALAVWILVG
- a CDS encoding pyridoxal phosphate-dependent aminotransferase gives rise to the protein MTFEPADRVEKVPPSGIRRFFELAEEMDDIISLGVGEPDFTAPWAAREAAIASLERGRTSYTANRGKRELRERIARFEADKHELPYDPDEEILVTAGASEGIDLAFRALSNPGDAIAVVQPSYVSYVPDATFAGAEVVDVPTRAEDEFKLTRDVLESSGAAEADVLVYCYPNNPTGATMTGDELAEVAAFCQEHDLVVFADEIYADLTYEHDHTSIATLPGMRERTIVFNGFSKAFAMTGFRLGYAMGPPEAIEAMNRIHQYTMLSAPTTAQYAAIEALDSCWGEVQEMTSQYDRRRKYVLSRFEEMGIDCFEAAGAFYAFPKCPWDDAEEFAEALLQEEGVAVVPGTAFGEGGSGHLRVSYATGLPDLKEAMSRMESFLE
- a CDS encoding Lrp/AsnC family transcriptional regulator; translated protein: MSSRREILDLLRENARYTTEDIARQTDFSVEEVAAAIEDFEEAGIVRGYQAVVDWGAVETEDERVRATVELNVALDRETNYGDIAERIAKFPEVTSLRLVSGDYDFDLEVEGDSMREVSHFISDKIAPIPEITQTVTHYIMESYKEQGMEFGDRDDDDRLSVSP
- a CDS encoding type II/IV secretion system ATPase subunit translates to MAIDHSEDRATDQPQAGPADEAATVGEYTWDDLRREVHSGGRFDRSEYLGFEPNKLPQHLDDGASAAKSLTEVFESHIDPSTTPVRKDVYSWEHFKQEYYYEDGERPTDGEGNVVPFDASEYLAFEPEQTENVLSHGEDLAAELDAVVDRNTVDVNPDLDEDAFFSTREGYTTVVNRYDLEKAVPQSKKSHFKELERYWVNKPFACVVIFHSRKENEKKYYVIEPHRNPIESDLMSFLSGKLKTAIKYSEDDVIVKGSEADRADVIQREAEQLLSRYDLYDGSVASSGDDGSFVGQVKRLLGMEAESETDEGPLEGISARPEPAILEDDPKTLNEYQVEKLLYMLKRDFIGYARIDGIKHDINVEDISCDGYNSRVFVYHTDYEQIISNVEHGEGELDDFVVKLAQRSGKGISKRQPQVDATLPDGSRAQLTLGREVSDHGTNYTIRQFKDVPFTPIDLINWNTFSLDEMAFLWLCIENNKSLIFAGGTASGKTTSLNAVSLFIPSNSKIVSIEDTREVELPQRNWVASVTRPSFGEDDRGDVDEFDLLEAALRQRPDYIVMGEIRGEEGRTLFQVMSTGHTTYTTFHADSVGEVIKRFTTEPINVSKTLFTALDLVSIQTQTRVDGNKVRRNKSLTEINEYSAENDEINVRDVYEWRAQRDEYVQMGNSNTLEEIKFDRGWTQEKLDEEIFKRKVVLAYLIEQGLNTYTQVAATVQAFINDPDTILTLIANDQLKNSLEDLREMESVKIDIDPAKEEMVPRPEAPAEMVEETKAVLDDASSLFDSYRSRDTPDIVSALMDGEMDPESETEDAVGFGEFVPKVGEE
- a CDS encoding DUF7261 family protein, translating into MAHLAREDRGQIILIAAFALAVTFVALALIVNSAIFTENLASRGETGGSDDALDVRAMVEASVGEAIAGANIHNTTSTTTLGEGVKDGIGETTDQLELQHVTSSALVEVSLVSGSPVNGSRIAQNESGGRTFEDNAMSGDAEWQVVTRVEPHSDRYNGTRAFRMNVSTLPDSGDAFVVTANGTDGEPTWEMRLYSDSDGDVDAGEDVTVEVTTPSGSESCTHETEHPYVHVDVTGGAVAGEPCDALRRGFYDGGDTSVFDGRFAHGVGDERYNITFENGGEVVGNYSLVTRSTGANPTPNLNTAVGASPYVTDAVYNVSVEFTYETSEVRYETRIRVAPGEPDA
- a CDS encoding DUF7288 family protein — encoded protein: MRGQAHTLEATVASLLLLASLVFALQMTAVTPLSASTSSQHIENQQQATGSGVLAAAAEEGALKPAVLYWNNSSQRYHDTNGNLGYYTNGPPNNTFGDMLNRSFDQRGIAYNVYFTFQNAGGESITQRYVYSGAPSDNAVSASRTVTLLDDDHLYNANETRNATALTNPNITYPIPDTGRNVFNTVRVEVVAWRI